ACATTGATAAAATATTGTCTAAAGGGTTTCTAAATGTATAAATCACCTTGGAATGTTGAAGCTTAGAAATCATATGAGGTATGAGCATAAAATTACCCAGCATTTTATTTGTGGTAATTTTTTTTGAAGAAAAATTTTGACTAAGTTTCAAGTAAATTTGATCAATATTAGAGTAATTTGACTCCTCAGATTCTTTTAAGGCATTTAATAAAATAGTATTTTCCCCTAAGTTATAAACATCTTTATTCATTCCCAATATGGACTCTATTAAAGTAGACCCTGATCTAGGAAGTCCAACGATAAAAATATCTCTCAAAAACTTAAATTTGGGTTGGTCAAATGATTTATCTAAATTGGTTTTCTCTTTAACTTTCTCACAATAATTTATGTTCTCTTCCAAATCTGATGGTTTATCTAAAAGTTTTAAATCATTACCTTGCTTTAGTAAATCTGAACTTTTTTCGTAATCCTTTCTCTTGTGAAAAATATTAGATTTAGCAAAAAGAATGGTGTATTTATCTTCAAGATTATTGAAATTAGTAATTTGGGTATTAAGGATAATATTCTCTAAAGCTTCATCTTGTTGAGATATGACAATATCAGACAAGAGATAATATCCTAATGCATATTTAGGGTTTAAATCCAATACTTTCCTCAAGTAAGAAATGCTTTCTTTTTTTCTTCCAATTGCTACTAAAAAATTTGCGTAAGTATAAATAGTCCAACAGAGAGTCTCATCGTTATTAGGGGCTTTCTTAATTGCTTTTTCATAATTTTCTATTGCCTCTTCAAAATTCCCAATATCCGCATTTATTTCACCCAATAAACCATCAAATAAGTGATTACTTGAAAACAAATTCCTTGCCTTTTCTGCAATGCTTGCAGCATCTTTAGGTCTATTTAATTCTCTAAGAATTTTAATTAAATTATGATATCCCTGCCAAAAATTTGGGTTTAATTCTATTGCTTTTTTTGCAAAGGGGTATGCTTCATAAACTTTCCCACGATTATTTAGTATGAAACCCATTTTAAAAAAGGCGATAAAATTTTTAGGATTAATTCTTATCGCTTCTTTTAAAAGAACTATCGCATCATCTAATTTATTTTGATCTTGGCAAATTGACGCATAATTTAAAAATACCTTCTCTTCAAAAAATTTGTTCTTGATTAGTTTGTTGTAAATTTTTGCCGCTTCATTTAGCTCTCCTTTTTTTTGCAAAATTAAAGCATTCTGAAGTAATGCCAAATTCTTATTTTTTGAATTTTGTTTGTCCTTTCCAAATTTGTTGACTTCCGATTCTTTAAAACCTTTCATATCTACTTAATCAATATATGTATTTTGTTTGGAAATCAGATAGACTCACATAACATTATAAGTTTTAGGAAATACATATAAATATTTTTTTTAAGGAACTTTATATTAAATTTAGTCATTGCCTGCTAAATTAATGTTATTGAGAAATTGTTTATGGATTATTTAAAAAAATCTCTTAAAAAGTTTAATATTAAAAGCGATTATGAAGAGGTGGATACAAAGATTGCTAGTGGTTGGTATGTTGAACCATTAGAAGGATCCATCAAAAAGAAAAAATATAAAACTAAAGAAGTAGAATTTAAAATTTCAAAAAAATCGTAAATCAAATTATAAAACTTCAAAAAAATTTAGTTAGGTTATATATAAGTTTTTAAAGTGTCACATTAATTTTAAATATTGTATCTAATTTAACTTGATTTAGTACTAGAAGTACAGTATTTTAAGGTGTACTTTAAATTTCGTGTGAGGAAATTTATGAAGCTTTTTAAAAGCTTGCTTGTAGCTCCTGCGACATTAGGCTTACTTGCGCCTTTGTCTGCTACAGCAAACGAAATCACAATTAATGATTTCGCACCTGCAGAAGAACTTGCAGTTACAAATAGTCGTGTTGATGGTCTTGAAGCTAGACTTAACGACTTTGAAGCTGGTTCATTCTCAACAACAACAACTGCATCTTTCTCTGTAGATATGGCAATTGGTGCTGTTGATGGTAACACCACTAGCGAAGCTCTTACAGCTGTCTACGGTTACCAAATGGATCTTTCAACATCATTTACTGGTGAAGATACTCTTGCAGTAGCTATTGATGCTGGTTCTAA
The sequence above is a segment of the Prochlorococcus marinus str. GP2 genome. Coding sequences within it:
- a CDS encoding tetratricopeptide repeat-containing sulfotransferase family protein, with the protein product MKGFKESEVNKFGKDKQNSKNKNLALLQNALILQKKGELNEAAKIYNKLIKNKFFEEKVFLNYASICQDQNKLDDAIVLLKEAIRINPKNFIAFFKMGFILNNRGKVYEAYPFAKKAIELNPNFWQGYHNLIKILRELNRPKDAASIAEKARNLFSSNHLFDGLLGEINADIGNFEEAIENYEKAIKKAPNNDETLCWTIYTYANFLVAIGRKKESISYLRKVLDLNPKYALGYYLLSDIVISQQDEALENIILNTQITNFNNLEDKYTILFAKSNIFHKRKDYEKSSDLLKQGNDLKLLDKPSDLEENINYCEKVKEKTNLDKSFDQPKFKFLRDIFIVGLPRSGSTLIESILGMNKDVYNLGENTILLNALKESEESNYSNIDQIYLKLSQNFSSKKITTNKMLGNFMLIPHMISKLQHSKVIYTFRNPLDNILSMYRAKFTGNGHKYSSSLIDSATYYIHHFKIMSFYKEKYKNHIYFLNYDKLVNNPKIEINKLLSWLEIPWNDSYLNHHKSKQGFFIASNVQVRSPINNKSVGGWQNYSNLLRESLDVFESKNFPLDSFEKFS